One segment of Pantoea sp. Lij88 DNA contains the following:
- a CDS encoding GMC family oxidoreductase — translation MAQVTKKEVDVVVCGLGWAGSLMSIELALAGLDVRALERGGDRDYDEFAYPKPADEYAYAVRNKVFATPAEVAVTVRYNSSQTALPTRKWGAFAPGTGVGGAGMHWTAVLIRPTPTDIKLKTYADEAYKPGILQEDMRVMDFPFSWEEIEPYYYKFELICGQSGNTGNLRGKILEGGDPFEGPRSEPYPLPALDDTLNNVMFKEAATKLGYHPFPNPSACVSRAWKNPYGNQIAPCNYCGYCSKYPCLNYSKASPQTAVMDSLKRMPNFSYEVHAEVIKVVLNDDKKTAKGVIYIDAQGNECFQPAKIVVLSSFQLYNVRLMLLSGIGKPYNPITEEGVVGRNYAFLSNGGATLFFKDKNFNPYATAGATGQMFNDISPGNFDGPALGFLGGAKIHSSQATGTPISTSLPKGTPSWGMGYKEGLEEWYGHSMKISITTTCQSYRDIYLDLDPNYNDHRGLPLLRMTFNWKENELKLQQHLKGIVGNIAKELNPDSMSMSFLPMGADFDITKYVSTHNVGGAVMGDNPKTSALNKYLQSWDVHNVFVPGGNAFPQNFQANPTDTIGAITLMAAQAIKDHYLKNPGPLVQA, via the coding sequence ATGGCACAGGTTACTAAAAAAGAAGTCGACGTCGTGGTCTGCGGCCTCGGCTGGGCAGGCTCGCTGATGAGCATCGAGCTGGCACTGGCCGGTCTGGACGTGCGCGCCCTGGAGCGCGGCGGCGATCGTGATTACGACGAGTTCGCCTATCCAAAACCGGCAGATGAATACGCCTATGCGGTGCGCAACAAAGTGTTTGCGACACCGGCCGAAGTGGCGGTCACCGTGCGCTACAACAGCAGCCAGACGGCATTACCCACCCGTAAATGGGGTGCGTTTGCACCGGGTACTGGCGTGGGCGGCGCGGGCATGCACTGGACGGCGGTACTGATCCGTCCGACCCCGACCGATATCAAACTCAAGACCTACGCTGACGAAGCTTACAAGCCCGGCATTCTGCAGGAAGATATGCGGGTGATGGACTTCCCGTTCAGCTGGGAAGAGATCGAACCCTATTACTACAAATTCGAACTGATCTGCGGCCAGTCGGGCAACACCGGCAACCTGCGCGGCAAAATTCTGGAAGGCGGCGATCCGTTTGAAGGTCCGCGCTCTGAGCCTTATCCGCTGCCCGCGCTGGATGACACGCTGAACAACGTGATGTTCAAAGAGGCGGCCACGAAACTGGGGTACCACCCGTTCCCGAACCCGTCAGCCTGTGTGTCACGCGCGTGGAAAAACCCGTACGGCAACCAGATCGCCCCGTGCAACTACTGCGGTTACTGCAGCAAATATCCCTGCCTGAACTACTCCAAAGCGTCGCCGCAGACCGCGGTGATGGATTCGCTGAAGCGCATGCCGAACTTCTCTTATGAAGTGCACGCAGAAGTGATCAAAGTGGTGCTGAACGACGATAAGAAAACCGCCAAAGGCGTGATCTATATCGATGCGCAGGGCAATGAGTGCTTCCAGCCAGCCAAAATCGTGGTGCTGAGCAGCTTCCAGCTCTACAACGTGCGTCTGATGCTGCTCTCCGGCATCGGTAAGCCTTACAACCCGATTACCGAAGAGGGTGTGGTAGGCCGTAATTACGCGTTCCTGTCGAACGGCGGCGCGACCCTGTTCTTCAAAGATAAAAACTTCAATCCGTATGCCACCGCAGGCGCGACCGGCCAGATGTTTAACGATATCTCGCCAGGCAACTTCGACGGTCCTGCGCTCGGCTTCCTGGGCGGCGCGAAGATCCACAGCTCGCAGGCGACCGGTACGCCAATCAGTACCTCGCTGCCCAAGGGCACGCCATCGTGGGGCATGGGCTACAAGGAAGGCCTGGAGGAGTGGTACGGTCATTCGATGAAGATCAGCATCACCACCACCTGCCAGTCTTACCGCGATATCTATCTGGATCTCGATCCAAACTACAACGATCACCGTGGCCTGCCTTTGCTGCGCATGACGTTTAACTGGAAAGAGAACGAACTGAAGCTGCAGCAGCATCTGAAAGGCATCGTCGGCAACATCGCTAAAGAGCTGAACCCGGACAGCATGAGCATGAGCTTCCTGCCGATGGGCGCGGACTTCGATATCACCAAATATGTCTCTACCCACAACGTGGGCGGTGCCGTGATGGGCGATAACCCGAAAACCTCGGCGCTGAACAAGTATCTGCAGAGCTGGGATGTGCATAACGTCTTTGTGCCGGGCGGCAACGCCTTCCCGCAGAACTTCCAGGCGAACCCGACCGATACCATCGGTGCGATTACCCTGATGGCGGCTCAGGCGATCAAAGATCACTACCTGAAAAATCCCGGTCCACTGGTACAGGCATAA
- a CDS encoding gluconate 2-dehydrogenase subunit 3 family protein: protein MILEKPTTRRKFLLGSLLALPLSELVFKGMTAAQAAEMAAPELADYKPIFFSADEWQFILAATDRLIPAGGKGKAPGALETNVPIFIDQQLHSEAFGSEIYMQGPFNTQAPATLGYQIPFRPQQIYKSGIRLVNEWSQNQHQKAFHALTLEEKDAVLTQVNKNEIDFAALGEADLKPSHFFSQLLSDTKHGYLADPMYGGNKGMKAWIAIGFPGARASFTEWVKQHNVPYPLGPVSIKGERA from the coding sequence ATGATTTTAGAAAAACCCACCACCAGGCGTAAATTTTTGCTCGGTTCACTGCTGGCGTTGCCATTAAGTGAGCTGGTCTTCAAAGGCATGACGGCGGCACAGGCTGCAGAAATGGCCGCCCCCGAGTTAGCTGATTACAAACCGATCTTTTTTAGTGCCGATGAGTGGCAGTTTATTCTGGCCGCCACCGACCGTTTAATTCCGGCGGGCGGCAAAGGTAAGGCGCCGGGCGCGCTGGAAACCAACGTGCCGATCTTTATCGATCAGCAGCTGCACAGCGAAGCGTTTGGCAGTGAAATCTACATGCAGGGACCTTTCAACACTCAGGCGCCCGCAACCCTGGGGTATCAGATCCCGTTCCGCCCACAGCAGATCTATAAGAGCGGCATCCGCCTGGTCAATGAGTGGTCGCAGAACCAGCATCAGAAAGCGTTTCATGCGCTGACGCTGGAAGAGAAAGATGCGGTGCTGACCCAGGTGAACAAAAACGAGATCGACTTTGCCGCACTGGGCGAAGCCGATCTTAAACCGTCTCATTTCTTCAGCCAGCTGCTTTCAGATACCAAGCATGGCTACCTGGCCGACCCGATGTACGGCGGTAATAAAGGCATGAAAGCCTGGATCGCCATCGGCTTCCCGGGCGCGCGTGCCAGCTTCACCGAATGGGTGAAACAGCACAACGTGCCTTATCCGCTCGGCCCGGTCAGCATCAAAGGTGAACGCGCATAA
- a CDS encoding ABC transporter substrate-binding protein, with translation MCKTLLSLSLFTALALVHPVHAATPADTLVVAVPLDGIISFDPAESFETVSNSSLRNIYQTLLEPDHQNPQKLSPLAATDWQAGKTPHSLVFDLNPQARFASGHPLTAQDVVFSLTRAVKLNKAPSFILGEFGWKPENIDQQFTVINDHQLELRWPAEIGSDLALRLLTAPVASIVDSKLAQEHASNNDYGNAWLKNHSAGSAAYAIKQFVPLQALVLEANPHSSQKPHLKRVLLKGVADPGSRRLLIQQGDVDVAYQLGPDQIAALKNVANVRVDAFPSSLIYYIGFNTQSPQQPALGNPALWQAARWLVDYDSLANQLLKGQYRIHQSFLPDGFDGALNTTPFHYDLKKAQEILQKGGIKPGTHIALTVVNQPPYIDVAQALQASFAKADVQLDIQPVAESELWSKMRSRDFQAIFTYWGADYIDPNTNASTFASNVPGGGKTLAWRVGWTIPELSAQTRAAAGESDAVKRRNLYTGLQTRVQQDSPFVVLLQGAVQVAVRSNLSHLQQGIGVTLLNFEEVQK, from the coding sequence ATGTGCAAAACGCTGCTGTCACTCTCTTTATTCACTGCTCTGGCACTGGTTCATCCGGTACACGCTGCGACACCAGCCGACACCCTGGTGGTCGCCGTGCCACTCGATGGCATCATCAGTTTCGATCCGGCGGAAAGTTTTGAAACGGTCAGCAACAGCAGCCTGCGCAATATCTACCAGACGCTGCTGGAGCCGGATCATCAGAACCCGCAGAAGCTCTCGCCACTGGCCGCCACAGACTGGCAGGCCGGGAAAACGCCCCACAGCCTGGTGTTTGACCTCAACCCGCAGGCCCGTTTCGCCAGCGGTCATCCGCTGACCGCGCAGGATGTGGTCTTCTCATTAACCCGCGCGGTAAAACTCAACAAAGCGCCCTCTTTTATCCTGGGCGAGTTTGGCTGGAAGCCGGAAAATATCGATCAGCAGTTCACGGTGATCAACGACCACCAGCTTGAGCTGCGCTGGCCCGCTGAAATCGGCAGCGATCTGGCGCTGCGGCTGCTGACCGCGCCGGTCGCCTCCATCGTCGACAGCAAACTGGCGCAGGAACACGCCAGCAACAACGATTACGGCAATGCCTGGCTGAAGAACCACTCCGCCGGCAGTGCCGCCTATGCCATCAAACAGTTTGTGCCGCTGCAGGCGCTGGTGCTGGAAGCGAATCCCCACAGCAGCCAGAAGCCGCATCTGAAGCGCGTATTACTGAAAGGTGTGGCCGATCCCGGCAGCCGCCGTCTGCTGATCCAGCAGGGGGATGTGGATGTCGCTTATCAGCTCGGCCCGGACCAGATTGCCGCACTGAAAAATGTGGCGAATGTGCGTGTCGATGCCTTCCCGTCCAGCCTGATTTATTACATCGGTTTTAACACCCAAAGCCCGCAGCAACCGGCGCTGGGCAATCCGGCGTTGTGGCAGGCGGCTCGCTGGCTGGTCGACTATGACAGCCTGGCCAACCAGCTGCTGAAAGGTCAGTACCGTATTCACCAGAGCTTCCTGCCGGACGGCTTCGATGGCGCGCTGAACACCACGCCGTTCCATTACGATCTGAAAAAGGCACAGGAAATCCTGCAAAAAGGCGGCATCAAGCCAGGCACCCATATCGCGCTGACCGTGGTGAATCAGCCGCCGTATATCGACGTGGCGCAGGCGCTGCAGGCGAGTTTTGCCAAAGCGGACGTGCAGCTCGATATCCAGCCGGTCGCGGAATCGGAGTTGTGGAGCAAAATGCGCAGCCGTGACTTCCAGGCCATCTTCACTTACTGGGGCGCGGATTACATCGACCCTAACACCAACGCCAGTACCTTTGCCTCTAACGTGCCGGGTGGCGGCAAAACCCTGGCGTGGCGCGTCGGCTGGACCATTCCGGAGCTGAGTGCGCAAACCCGTGCTGCCGCCGGAGAGAGCGATGCGGTGAAACGCCGCAACCTCTACACCGGGCTGCAGACCCGCGTCCAGCAGGATTCGCCGTTTGTTGTGCTGTTACAGGGCGCGGTTCAGGTAGCGGTGCGCAGCAACCTCAGTCACCTGCAGCAGGGCATCGGTGTCACCCTGCTCAATTTTGAAGAGGTGCAGAAGTAA
- a CDS encoding helicase HerA-like C-terminal domain-containing protein: MTSPLLIARTPDVELHLLPQMANRHGLITGATGTGKTVTLQKLAESFSASGVPVFMADVKGDLTGVAMAGQSSEKLQERLAKIGVTDWQPQSNPVVLWDIFGEKGHPVRATVSDLGPLLLARLLNLNEVQSGVLQIIFRIADDQGLLLLDFKDLRAMTQYIGDNAKSFQTHYGNINSASVGAIQRGLLTLEQQGAEHFFGEPMLDIADWMRVDSNGKGVINILSAEKLYQMPKLYATSLLWLLSELYEHLPEAGDLDQPKLVFFFDEAHLLFTDAPAVLLEKIEQVMRLIRSKGVGVWFVTQNPADIPDRVLGQLGNRVQHALRAFTPKDQKAVKTAADTLRANPAFDSVEAIQALGTGEALISFLDAKGSPSVVERAMVIAPGSRMGPVTGDERNGLINHSPLYGKYDTEVDRESAFEKLQKGFQAASDEASAPPAKGNDVAVDNGILGGLKEILFGRTGPRGGKHDGVVQTMAKSATRQITSQIIRGVLGSLLGGRRR; the protein is encoded by the coding sequence ATGACTTCCCCGCTACTGATTGCCCGGACGCCAGACGTCGAACTTCATCTGCTGCCGCAAATGGCCAACCGCCACGGCCTCATCACGGGTGCGACCGGCACCGGTAAAACCGTCACGCTGCAGAAGCTGGCAGAATCGTTCTCTGCAAGTGGCGTGCCGGTCTTTATGGCTGACGTCAAAGGCGACCTGACCGGTGTGGCAATGGCGGGCCAGTCCAGCGAAAAGCTGCAGGAGAGGCTGGCGAAAATCGGCGTCACCGACTGGCAGCCGCAGAGCAATCCGGTGGTGCTGTGGGATATCTTCGGCGAGAAAGGCCATCCGGTGCGTGCCACCGTCTCCGATCTCGGTCCCCTGCTGCTGGCGCGTCTGCTGAACCTGAATGAGGTGCAGAGCGGCGTCCTGCAGATTATCTTCCGCATCGCCGATGACCAGGGTTTGCTGCTGCTGGACTTCAAAGACCTGCGCGCCATGACCCAGTACATCGGTGACAACGCCAAAAGCTTCCAGACCCATTACGGCAACATCAACAGCGCCTCGGTCGGTGCGATCCAGCGCGGATTACTGACGCTGGAGCAACAGGGTGCGGAACACTTCTTTGGCGAACCGATGCTGGATATCGCCGACTGGATGCGCGTCGACAGCAACGGCAAAGGCGTCATCAACATCCTCTCCGCCGAAAAGCTCTACCAGATGCCGAAACTCTACGCCACCAGCCTGCTGTGGCTGCTGTCGGAGCTTTACGAGCATCTGCCGGAAGCGGGCGATCTCGATCAGCCAAAGCTGGTGTTCTTCTTTGATGAGGCGCACCTGCTGTTTACCGACGCGCCAGCGGTGCTGCTGGAGAAAATCGAACAGGTGATGCGGCTGATCCGCTCCAAAGGCGTCGGCGTCTGGTTCGTCACCCAGAACCCGGCGGATATTCCGGATCGGGTGCTGGGCCAGCTCGGCAACCGCGTCCAGCACGCCCTGCGTGCCTTCACGCCTAAAGATCAGAAAGCGGTAAAAACTGCTGCCGATACCCTGCGCGCCAACCCGGCGTTTGACAGCGTCGAGGCGATTCAGGCGCTGGGCACCGGCGAAGCGCTGATCTCTTTCCTGGATGCCAAAGGCAGCCCGTCGGTGGTGGAACGCGCCATGGTGATTGCGCCCGGATCGCGCATGGGTCCGGTCACCGGCGATGAACGCAACGGCCTGATCAACCATTCGCCGCTGTATGGCAAATATGACACCGAAGTCGATCGCGAATCAGCGTTTGAGAAGCTGCAAAAAGGCTTCCAGGCCGCCAGCGATGAGGCCAGCGCGCCACCGGCGAAAGGCAACGACGTTGCAGTCGATAATGGCATTCTCGGCGGTCTGAAAGAGATTTTGTTTGGCCGTACCGGCCCGCGCGGCGGTAAGCACGACGGCGTGGTGCAGACCATGGCGAAAAGCGCCACCCGTCAGATTACCAGTCAGATTATTCGTGGGGTCCTCGGCAGCCTGCTGGGTGGCCGTCGCCGATAA
- a CDS encoding DUF445 domain-containing protein yields the protein MDKQYELKRTKRLALLLLLLAAVTFIVTLFLPPGFWVSGIKAIAEAAMVGALADWFAVVALFRRVPVPFISRHTAIIPRNKDRIGENLGRFVQEKFLDTDSLLNLIRRHDPSNLLAQWLNAPGNADRIGRHLLQVMRGFLDLTDDARIQTFMRRAVHRAIDKVDLSQTSALLLESLTKNNRHQALLDAAIEQLLKLLHKPATREFIAMQLVRWLKREHPIKAKMLPTEWLGEHSAELVSNAVDSLLDDVALDQGHELRLGFNRAVDKLIVKLQNDPEMAERAEEIKGWLKEDASFNRYIGELWNDMRNWLKADLSSDDSRVQEKVRGAALWLGETLAADPALRDSMNQHLEQAASSVAPEFASFLTRHISDTVKSWDARDMSQQIELNIGKDLQFIRINGTLVGGTIGLILYLLSQLPAVLPVMKGWLF from the coding sequence ATGGATAAACAATACGAACTCAAACGGACAAAACGTCTGGCGCTGCTGTTGCTTCTGCTCGCCGCCGTGACTTTCATCGTCACCCTTTTCCTGCCGCCCGGCTTCTGGGTCAGCGGCATAAAAGCCATTGCGGAGGCCGCGATGGTCGGCGCGCTGGCGGACTGGTTCGCGGTGGTGGCACTGTTCCGGCGCGTGCCGGTGCCCTTTATCTCGCGCCATACCGCCATCATTCCGCGCAATAAAGATCGCATCGGTGAAAACCTCGGTCGCTTTGTGCAGGAGAAGTTTCTTGATACCGACTCCCTGCTGAATCTGATTCGCCGTCACGATCCCTCGAACCTGCTGGCGCAATGGCTGAATGCGCCGGGTAACGCGGACCGCATCGGCCGCCATCTGCTACAGGTGATGCGCGGCTTCCTGGATCTGACCGATGACGCCCGGATCCAGACCTTTATGCGCCGCGCCGTGCATCGCGCCATCGATAAGGTCGATCTCAGTCAGACCAGCGCCCTGCTGCTGGAGAGCCTGACCAAAAACAACCGTCATCAGGCGTTGCTGGATGCAGCAATCGAACAGCTGCTGAAACTACTGCATAAGCCCGCGACCCGCGAGTTTATTGCCATGCAGCTGGTGCGCTGGCTGAAACGCGAGCATCCAATCAAAGCCAAAATGTTGCCGACCGAATGGCTGGGCGAACACAGTGCAGAGCTGGTATCGAACGCGGTCGATTCCCTGCTGGATGATGTGGCGCTGGATCAGGGCCATGAGCTGCGCCTCGGCTTCAACCGGGCGGTAGACAAATTGATCGTTAAGTTGCAGAACGACCCGGAAATGGCCGAGCGCGCCGAGGAGATCAAAGGCTGGCTGAAAGAGGATGCCTCGTTTAACCGCTACATCGGCGAGCTGTGGAACGATATGCGCAACTGGCTCAAGGCGGATCTGAGCAGTGATGATTCACGGGTGCAGGAGAAAGTGCGCGGCGCGGCGTTGTGGCTGGGCGAAACTCTGGCGGCCGACCCGGCGCTGCGTGACTCCATGAACCAGCATCTGGAACAGGCAGCGAGCAGCGTGGCGCCGGAGTTTGCCAGCTTCCTGACGCGTCACATCAGCGACACCGTGAAAAGCTGGGATGCGCGCGACATGTCGCAGCAGATCGAACTCAATATCGGCAAGGATCTGCAGTTTATCCGCATCAACGGTACGCTGGTGGGCGGCACCATCGGGTTGATCCTCTATCTGCTGTCGCAGCTGCCCGCCGTGCTGCCGGTGATGAAAGGCTGGCTGTTCTGA
- a CDS encoding BtpA/SgcQ family protein: MVAISAEKIDAIQAIFSRPKAVIGVIHCDPFPGSPKYRGKPVSAIIDRALRDAENYILGGVHGLIIENHGDIPFSKPEDIGPETPALMAVITEKVRERFGVPLGINVLANAALPAFATALAGGADFIRVNQWANAYIANEGFIEGAAAKALRYRSQLRAEHIRVFADSHVKHGSHAIVADRSIQELTRDVDFFEADAVIATGQRTGDSATLEEIDEIRAATTLPLLVGSGVTPANVCQILARTQAVIVASALKVDGVWWNDVDRDRVKHFMAVAQAALDQA, encoded by the coding sequence ATGGTTGCTATATCAGCAGAAAAAATTGATGCAATACAAGCGATATTTTCACGCCCTAAAGCGGTTATTGGCGTTATTCACTGTGACCCTTTTCCGGGTTCGCCAAAATATCGCGGCAAACCCGTCAGTGCGATAATTGATCGTGCATTACGTGATGCGGAAAACTATATTCTTGGCGGCGTTCACGGACTGATTATAGAAAACCATGGCGATATTCCTTTTTCAAAACCCGAGGATATTGGCCCTGAAACACCGGCGCTGATGGCCGTCATTACGGAAAAAGTGCGGGAACGTTTCGGCGTGCCGCTGGGCATTAACGTGCTGGCAAATGCAGCCTTACCTGCTTTTGCCACCGCGCTGGCGGGCGGGGCGGATTTTATCCGCGTCAATCAGTGGGCCAATGCGTATATCGCCAACGAAGGCTTTATTGAAGGAGCTGCCGCGAAAGCGCTGCGCTACCGTAGCCAGCTGCGCGCCGAACATATCCGGGTGTTCGCCGACAGCCACGTTAAGCACGGCAGCCATGCGATAGTGGCCGATCGCTCAATTCAGGAACTGACCCGCGATGTCGATTTCTTCGAAGCGGATGCGGTCATCGCCACCGGACAACGTACCGGTGACAGCGCCACGCTGGAGGAAATCGACGAGATCCGCGCCGCCACCACCCTGCCGCTGCTGGTGGGCTCGGGCGTGACGCCCGCCAACGTCTGCCAGATTCTGGCGCGCACCCAGGCCGTCATTGTGGCCAGCGCGCTCAAAGTCGATGGCGTCTGGTGGAACGATGTGGATCGGGACAGGGTAAAACATTTTATGGCGGTGGCGCAGGCTGCGCTGGATCAGGCGTAG
- a CDS encoding PfkB family carbohydrate kinase yields MRVYVAGNITVDETWSVTDIPAKGASVHGYQRSRDIGGKGANQAILLSRCGIETYLIAATGNDSNGKWIRQQLMNEPVTLLPTQPMTALSDTSLILHSADGDNAIITSTAAADALDINTLKHHLARARPGDLLVQQGNFSPDKTHALFSLAKSHGLINVFNPSPVHAGFASCWPLVDIAVVNQHEAQQLQPRAVKTLVTTLGSAGAWLTQGEQRTFHPAQPANATDTTGAGDTFLAVMLASAILRGGEIDILALTHASQAAALTVSRHGTLQAFPTTEELAALLQTGGESAIT; encoded by the coding sequence ATGCGTGTTTATGTGGCTGGTAATATTACTGTCGATGAAACCTGGTCTGTTACAGATATTCCGGCTAAGGGCGCCTCTGTTCACGGTTATCAACGCTCGCGGGATATCGGCGGTAAAGGCGCGAATCAGGCGATACTTTTATCCCGTTGCGGCATTGAAACGTATTTAATTGCCGCGACCGGTAATGACAGCAATGGAAAATGGATCCGTCAGCAGCTCATGAACGAGCCCGTGACGTTATTGCCCACGCAGCCTATGACTGCGTTGAGCGATACCTCGCTTATTCTGCACAGTGCCGATGGCGATAACGCCATTATTACCAGTACAGCGGCGGCAGATGCGCTGGATATCAATACGCTTAAGCACCATCTTGCCCGCGCGCGTCCGGGCGATCTGCTGGTGCAGCAGGGCAATTTCTCGCCCGATAAAACCCATGCGCTGTTTAGCCTGGCCAAATCCCACGGCCTGATAAACGTCTTTAACCCCTCGCCCGTGCACGCCGGTTTTGCTTCCTGCTGGCCGCTGGTGGATATCGCCGTGGTCAATCAGCACGAAGCGCAACAGCTGCAGCCCCGCGCAGTGAAAACGTTAGTGACCACACTCGGCAGCGCGGGTGCCTGGCTGACTCAGGGCGAGCAGCGAACGTTTCACCCGGCGCAACCCGCCAATGCCACAGATACCACCGGCGCAGGCGATACCTTTCTTGCCGTGATGCTGGCGTCCGCGATCCTGCGTGGGGGTGAAATCGACATATTAGCACTGACTCATGCCAGTCAGGCGGCTGCGCTGACCGTCAGCCGTCATGGGACACTTCAGGCCTTCCCCACTACAGAAGAACTCGCCGCGCTGCTCCAGACAGGCGGCGAGTCAGCGATTACTTAA
- a CDS encoding substrate-binding domain-containing protein, whose amino-acid sequence MMAFNTRKLRAVALATGLLSAGSLFSLAQAAPTYALVQINQQALFFNQMNKGAQDAANASGKKLVIFNANDNPVSQNDAIENYIQQGVKGIMVDAIDVNGIMPAIKEAAAAKIPVIAIDAVLPAGPQAAQVGVDNLEGGKIIGKYFVDYVAKSMGGKARLGIVGALNSAVQNQRQKGFEETIKSNPGITVADVVDGQNVQDTAMTAAENLITGNPDLTAIYATGEPALLGAIAAVENQGRQKDIKVFGWDLTSKAISGIDGGYVTAVLQQDPKKMGEEAVKALNALASGKTVSKTILVPATVVTKANVDSYRAMFK is encoded by the coding sequence ATGATGGCATTTAACACCAGAAAACTGCGTGCTGTTGCGCTGGCAACCGGCTTACTGTCTGCAGGTTCTTTATTTTCACTGGCGCAGGCGGCCCCCACTTATGCGCTGGTTCAGATTAATCAGCAGGCCCTGTTTTTTAATCAGATGAACAAGGGCGCGCAGGACGCAGCGAACGCCAGCGGTAAAAAATTAGTGATCTTTAACGCCAACGATAATCCTGTGTCGCAAAACGATGCGATCGAAAATTATATTCAACAGGGCGTGAAGGGCATTATGGTGGATGCGATTGACGTTAACGGCATTATGCCAGCCATAAAAGAAGCGGCCGCCGCTAAAATACCGGTGATTGCGATTGATGCGGTATTACCGGCGGGCCCTCAGGCGGCGCAGGTGGGCGTGGATAATCTCGAAGGCGGCAAAATTATCGGTAAATATTTTGTCGACTACGTGGCGAAAAGTATGGGCGGCAAAGCGCGACTGGGCATTGTGGGCGCGCTGAACTCGGCCGTGCAGAACCAGCGTCAGAAAGGATTTGAAGAAACCATTAAGAGCAATCCGGGCATCACCGTAGCGGACGTGGTCGATGGCCAGAACGTGCAGGACACGGCGATGACGGCAGCAGAAAACCTGATTACCGGTAACCCGGATTTAACGGCTATCTATGCGACCGGTGAACCGGCACTGCTGGGGGCGATTGCTGCCGTTGAAAACCAGGGGCGTCAGAAGGACATCAAAGTCTTTGGCTGGGATTTGACGTCAAAAGCCATTAGCGGCATTGATGGCGGTTATGTCACGGCCGTGCTGCAGCAGGATCCGAAAAAGATGGGTGAAGAGGCGGTAAAAGCCCTGAACGCGCTGGCATCGGGCAAAACCGTGTCAAAAACCATTCTGGTGCCGGCCACGGTGGTCACCAAAGCCAACGTGGACAGCTACCGGGCGATGTTTAAGTAA
- a CDS encoding LacI family DNA-binding transcriptional regulator, with amino-acid sequence MAGDMSKKRVLLSDVAALAGLSKATVSRYMNQSIMLPQETIDRIEAAIRQLDYRGNSLARRLSKGGSETLGLVLPDITNPFFAELADAAEEAASAHGYSLVLCITRNHPDKESQFIRWLDTCQVDGLLFTTNHPDNGLLRKEINRHQRIVLLDEDIPGSEVPKVFADNVQGGRIATENLIAAGHRHIAFVGGPDELMSVRERYQGFCTAMEQAGLHVPPEWVMYGEYQREFGKQALERLFSRAERPTAVFAASDFLVLGLMDGLRARGLKAPEALSLVGFDDATYADFTQPRISTIRQPARELGRTAVEIMLRILNDDLPVPAETRLPVEWVARDSIRIC; translated from the coding sequence GTGGCTGGTGATATGAGTAAAAAACGGGTGCTGTTATCCGATGTCGCAGCGCTGGCCGGACTGTCAAAAGCGACCGTATCCCGCTATATGAATCAAAGCATTATGCTGCCGCAGGAGACGATTGACCGTATCGAAGCGGCGATTCGTCAGCTGGATTATCGCGGTAATAGCCTGGCACGTCGCCTGAGCAAGGGCGGTAGCGAAACCCTGGGGCTGGTGCTGCCCGATATTACCAATCCCTTCTTTGCCGAACTGGCAGATGCCGCCGAAGAAGCCGCCTCTGCCCATGGCTACAGCCTGGTGCTGTGTATTACCCGCAACCATCCCGACAAAGAGAGTCAGTTTATCCGCTGGCTGGATACCTGCCAGGTGGACGGCCTGCTGTTTACCACCAACCATCCTGATAACGGTCTGCTGCGCAAAGAAATTAACCGCCACCAGCGCATCGTGCTGCTGGATGAGGACATTCCTGGCAGCGAAGTGCCCAAGGTGTTTGCTGACAACGTTCAGGGTGGCCGGATTGCTACCGAGAACCTGATCGCTGCGGGTCACCGGCATATCGCCTTTGTCGGCGGCCCGGATGAACTGATGAGCGTGCGCGAACGCTACCAGGGGTTTTGCACCGCAATGGAGCAGGCTGGCCTGCATGTCCCGCCCGAATGGGTGATGTACGGCGAATACCAGCGTGAGTTCGGTAAACAGGCGCTGGAACGGCTGTTCAGCCGCGCGGAACGCCCTACCGCCGTCTTTGCCGCCAGTGATTTTCTGGTGCTGGGATTGATGGATGGCCTGCGCGCGCGCGGACTTAAAGCGCCCGAGGCGCTATCGCTGGTGGGCTTTGATGACGCGACCTATGCTGACTTTACCCAACCCCGTATTTCAACCATCCGCCAGCCCGCACGTGAACTGGGCCGCACGGCGGTGGAGATCATGTTGCGTATTCTGAATGATGACCTCCCCGTCCCCGCCGAAACCCGCCTGCCGGTAGAATGGGTGGCGCGCGATTCGATACGGATTTGTTAA